The Fictibacillus arsenicus genome contains a region encoding:
- a CDS encoding DUF4127 family protein, translating to MNKKIALVPVDARPVTRDLPGQIARIGGWDVVIPPKEILGFLKTPGDVDAVREWVKGVAPEVDGFVISTDMLCYGGLVPSRISTDSYDVLNSRLTFIKKLKEKYPEKPVMAFSATMRISNNYVNEEEKPYWSEYGKEIYAYSYQYHRFLKTGLEEAQLLVKEMEGKIPSAILQDYKETREKNYQLNQALLKGIEEGWLDRLVFPQDDTSEYGLNILEQEKLLREVLEKELFTKVAIYPGADEVANSLVARMIYELENIQKPTFFSFYSGEKGALINALYEDRPIAESVKGQIYAFGSIIEATPGEADVLLAVNVPGKRQGDPAIQIFLGEVDTADRNIGEWVQRIKHYISKGQLVAVADVAYANGADPAMIPQLLAAVEVRELCGFAAWNTAGNTLGTVVAQAAMVHLAKMKDVDVNQYFIDEQILYRLLEDYVYQTVVRQKVRAEVKDDAPDLAKRVEEKFLGEVASFIKKTSYEKDYNGLIGKVFLPWNRTFEIGFELELKQKIGR from the coding sequence ATGAATAAAAAGATTGCACTTGTTCCTGTTGACGCGAGGCCGGTTACGCGTGATTTGCCCGGTCAGATTGCCAGAATTGGCGGCTGGGATGTTGTGATTCCCCCGAAAGAAATACTTGGTTTTTTAAAAACACCAGGGGATGTTGATGCCGTTCGCGAGTGGGTGAAGGGAGTTGCACCTGAAGTTGATGGGTTTGTCATTTCAACAGACATGCTTTGCTATGGCGGTCTTGTTCCATCCAGAATCTCTACAGATTCGTACGACGTTTTAAACAGTCGTTTAACTTTCATAAAAAAATTGAAGGAAAAGTATCCTGAAAAACCGGTTATGGCGTTCAGTGCCACAATGCGCATCTCCAATAACTATGTGAATGAGGAGGAGAAGCCGTATTGGTCTGAGTATGGAAAAGAGATCTATGCGTATTCGTATCAGTATCATCGATTTTTGAAGACCGGTTTAGAGGAAGCACAGCTTCTTGTAAAAGAGATGGAGGGAAAAATACCGTCAGCTATTTTACAAGATTATAAGGAAACGCGGGAGAAAAATTATCAGTTGAATCAGGCTCTCTTAAAAGGGATCGAAGAAGGCTGGCTCGATCGCCTCGTTTTCCCGCAGGATGACACTTCTGAGTATGGACTGAACATCTTGGAGCAGGAGAAGCTTTTAAGGGAAGTTTTGGAGAAAGAGCTTTTTACGAAAGTAGCGATCTATCCGGGTGCTGATGAAGTGGCGAATTCCTTGGTTGCACGTATGATTTATGAGCTGGAGAACATACAAAAGCCTACCTTCTTTTCTTTTTATAGTGGTGAAAAAGGCGCACTAATCAATGCACTTTATGAAGACCGACCAATCGCGGAAAGTGTGAAGGGGCAAATATATGCTTTTGGCAGTATTATAGAGGCGACTCCTGGGGAAGCGGATGTATTGCTCGCGGTTAATGTGCCAGGAAAAAGGCAGGGAGATCCAGCGATTCAGATTTTTTTAGGGGAAGTCGATACAGCAGACCGGAACATCGGCGAGTGGGTGCAGCGGATCAAACATTACATCAGTAAAGGGCAATTGGTTGCAGTGGCCGATGTAGCTTATGCGAATGGTGCTGACCCCGCGATGATTCCGCAACTGTTGGCGGCAGTGGAAGTTCGTGAATTGTGTGGGTTTGCCGCATGGAATACAGCAGGCAACACACTAGGAACAGTCGTCGCCCAGGCAGCTATGGTTCACTTGGCAAAAATGAAAGACGTGGATGTTAATCAGTATTTCATTGATGAACAAATCCTGTACCGATTGCTGGAAGACTATGTTTATCAGACGGTTGTGAGACAAAAAGTGCGAGCAGAAGTGAAAGATGATGCACCCGATTTAGCGAAAAGAGTGGAAGAGAAATTTTTGGGAGAAGTTGCTTCGTTCATAAAGAAAACTTCTTATGAAAAGGACTATAATGGGTTAATTGGGAAAGTGTTTTTGCCTTGGAACCGCACGTTTGAGATCGGGTTTGAGCTGGAGTTAAAACAGAAAATAGGTCGATGA
- a CDS encoding YesL family protein: MNGVMGKMNVLCEWLVRLVLIQFYWVLFSLLGLVVFGLVPSTMAMFSVTRQLFLKNGDVPLFRTFKESFFNQFLKGTGVGAILLLVTGILYVDYRFFIEHETMSVVAILILAISFFAGMIACFLFPVYAHYNVPVWEGIKKSVFVCLSHLHYGLIAVVGTGLLMLLYVVFSGLLILVGGSTIAMFLTILGQKVFRNIEQKYLALQRKEAH, encoded by the coding sequence ATGAATGGTGTTATGGGAAAAATGAACGTACTTTGTGAATGGCTGGTGCGCCTCGTCCTGATCCAGTTCTATTGGGTGCTGTTCTCGTTACTTGGCCTCGTTGTATTCGGGCTAGTTCCATCCACCATGGCGATGTTTTCTGTCACGAGGCAACTCTTTTTGAAAAATGGAGATGTCCCTCTTTTTCGGACCTTTAAAGAAAGCTTTTTTAATCAATTTTTGAAAGGAACAGGTGTGGGAGCAATCCTGCTTCTCGTAACCGGTATTTTATATGTAGATTACCGTTTTTTTATCGAACATGAAACCATGAGTGTAGTGGCTATACTTATTCTAGCAATTAGCTTTTTTGCAGGAATGATTGCGTGTTTCCTTTTCCCCGTCTACGCACATTATAATGTCCCGGTTTGGGAAGGAATCAAAAAGAGCGTGTTTGTGTGTTTGTCCCATTTGCATTACGGATTGATTGCAGTGGTTGGAACAGGATTGCTGATGCTGCTGTATGTGGTGTTCTCGGGACTGCTGATCTTAGTAGGCGGCAGCACCATAGCCATGTTTTTAACCATACTTGGACAAAAAGTATTCAGAAATATAGAGCAAAAATATTTAGCATTGCAACGGAAAGAAGCTCATTAA
- a CDS encoding carbohydrate ABC transporter permease, with protein MELKTVELQPKIQVKKSRKLSLKHRRNLLRWGISYTLLTLLAVVTIMPFLWTVSTSLKGQNETIFSYPPNFIPENLTFENFVTVWNTLNLPLYLWNSVVLSFWGVLLPLFFCSLAAFPLARMNFKGKNLVFMTILATMMIPGEVTMIPVYLTISKLGLIGTYSGVILPGVVSAFAIFLMRQAFIAIPKELDESAIIDGANAWQIWWHILLPMVKPMLATLAILKFIGAWNNFLWPLLILEDSSMYPLTVGLYELKGTFVSNTRLIAAGALIALIPILIVFIAFQSYFIKSAYSSAVKG; from the coding sequence ATGGAACTAAAAACTGTGGAACTGCAGCCGAAGATTCAAGTGAAAAAATCGAGAAAGCTATCTTTAAAACACCGAAGAAATTTATTGCGCTGGGGAATCTCTTATACGCTTTTAACCCTTCTCGCGGTGGTCACGATCATGCCCTTCTTATGGACGGTATCAACATCACTTAAAGGGCAGAACGAGACAATCTTTTCCTATCCGCCTAATTTTATTCCGGAGAACCTTACATTCGAAAATTTTGTCACCGTATGGAACACATTGAATCTGCCTTTATATTTATGGAACTCAGTGGTTCTGTCCTTTTGGGGTGTGCTTTTGCCATTATTCTTTTGTTCACTGGCGGCTTTTCCGCTGGCACGTATGAATTTTAAAGGAAAAAATCTCGTGTTCATGACCATCCTAGCCACGATGATGATCCCTGGCGAAGTAACGATGATTCCTGTTTACTTGACGATCTCAAAGCTCGGCTTGATCGGAACGTATTCTGGTGTAATCCTGCCTGGTGTCGTCAGCGCGTTCGCCATTTTCCTCATGCGGCAAGCGTTTATCGCAATACCTAAAGAACTTGATGAGTCAGCTATTATCGATGGCGCTAACGCTTGGCAGATCTGGTGGCACATCTTGCTTCCAATGGTAAAACCAATGCTCGCGACACTAGCAATCTTAAAGTTTATCGGGGCATGGAACAACTTCCTATGGCCGCTCCTGATCCTTGAGGACTCTAGCATGTATCCGTTAACCGTCGGATTGTATGAGCTAAAAGGAACGTTCGTTTCAAACACTCGTTTAATTGCAGCAGGGGCGCTCATTGCCTTGATTCCAATTTTAATCGTGTTTATAGCTTTCCAAAGCTACTTCATCAAAAGTGCTTACTCCAGCGCGGTAAAAGGTTAA
- a CDS encoding carbohydrate ABC transporter permease gives MYKARTAWLFLIPTGVLLLTFSIIPAIAALGLSFTNYNVFQPIEWVGIENFSRAFSDEDFWNALWNTFYYWILVTPALIVIPVFLAILVNQQLMGIKVYRLIFYFPALVSVVVTAILWTWMFKSDGLFNAALHSVGINPVDWLTDKFTAMPSLAIVTVWQGLGYYMLFYLAGLQSVSKDLYEAAELDGAGFWAKHIYITFPSLKPIIFFVTVISTMSAFKEFTLMLTMTAGGPIGSTTTLVYMIFEKAFTDLEMGYASAVSTILFVIILILTLINKRALDTTQQ, from the coding sequence ATGTATAAAGCTAGAACAGCTTGGTTGTTTTTGATCCCTACAGGTGTCCTGCTGCTCACGTTCAGTATCATTCCGGCGATTGCGGCACTTGGCCTTAGTTTCACAAACTATAATGTCTTCCAGCCGATCGAATGGGTCGGCATAGAGAACTTTTCGAGAGCCTTCTCGGACGAAGATTTCTGGAACGCGCTCTGGAACACGTTCTATTATTGGATTCTCGTTACACCAGCTTTAATCGTGATCCCGGTTTTTCTAGCGATACTCGTGAACCAGCAGCTAATGGGAATTAAAGTATACCGGTTGATTTTTTACTTTCCGGCACTCGTTTCCGTTGTTGTAACAGCAATTCTTTGGACGTGGATGTTTAAGAGTGACGGACTTTTTAATGCAGCTCTTCATTCAGTAGGAATCAACCCGGTCGACTGGCTGACTGATAAATTCACCGCCATGCCAAGTTTGGCAATCGTAACGGTTTGGCAGGGGCTAGGTTATTACATGCTCTTTTACCTCGCCGGTTTGCAGTCCGTTTCAAAAGATCTTTACGAAGCGGCTGAACTGGACGGTGCGGGCTTTTGGGCAAAACATATCTACATTACGTTTCCAAGCCTGAAGCCGATTATCTTCTTCGTTACCGTTATCTCCACCATGTCAGCGTTTAAAGAGTTCACGCTCATGTTAACGATGACAGCAGGCGGACCGATCGGATCTACCACAACTCTCGTCTACATGATTTTCGAAAAAGCATTCACAGATCTCGAAATGGGTTATGCAAGTGCAGTCTCAACGATCTTATTTGTCATAATCCTCATCTTAACGCTGATAAACAAACGTGCGCTGGACACGACACAACAATAG
- a CDS encoding ABC transporter substrate-binding protein: MKHVKKVLAFVMIFSLLALTACNDSSSGGAKDEKAEITFWTISLSPTFDDYINGMIADFEKENPNIKVKWQDIPFDQVEKKTLTAAASGQLGDVMNLNTDYLKKLAALGAVKNLEKDTKDVKDDFFPGIWDAGKLEDGTYALPWYLSTGVVLYNKELLKKAGYDNPPTTEEEAWEMSKVIKEKTGAIGHLVKDIHVYLPANGADIVSEDLKSAAINNPKALEIFKEFKQRYDDGLIPKEAVLGTYKHNEAFAQEKLAWWNIGPQLFRQVKDLSPEVYAKSDASPAILGSEEKIHVGIMNVAVAEKTKHPEAAIKFAKFVTNAENQLAFGKIVPILPSVIEATEDEFYTDVKEAKDPADKGRYLAAKQLEKGANLFPPVENISQINKAVQEEFQKVLLEDKDPEQALKDAETEINKLLK; this comes from the coding sequence GTGAAGCACGTAAAAAAAGTGTTGGCATTCGTCATGATTTTCTCACTCTTAGCTCTAACCGCTTGTAATGACTCGTCCAGTGGCGGAGCGAAGGATGAAAAAGCAGAAATTACATTTTGGACCATTTCATTAAGCCCTACTTTCGATGATTACATCAACGGCATGATCGCAGATTTTGAGAAAGAAAATCCAAACATTAAAGTGAAGTGGCAGGACATTCCTTTTGATCAAGTAGAAAAGAAAACGCTTACTGCGGCAGCTTCTGGTCAGCTTGGTGATGTTATGAACCTGAACACCGATTACCTGAAAAAACTAGCTGCCCTTGGCGCAGTTAAAAACCTAGAAAAAGATACAAAAGACGTTAAGGACGACTTCTTCCCAGGCATCTGGGATGCAGGAAAACTTGAAGATGGGACGTATGCATTGCCATGGTACCTTTCAACAGGTGTTGTTCTGTACAATAAAGAACTTTTAAAGAAAGCCGGCTACGATAATCCTCCAACAACAGAGGAAGAAGCGTGGGAAATGTCGAAAGTGATTAAGGAAAAAACAGGTGCAATCGGGCATCTAGTTAAAGACATCCACGTTTATCTGCCAGCGAACGGAGCAGATATTGTCTCTGAAGACTTAAAGAGTGCTGCGATCAACAACCCGAAAGCACTTGAAATTTTTAAAGAGTTTAAACAGCGCTATGATGACGGTTTGATTCCGAAAGAAGCGGTTTTAGGCACATACAAGCATAATGAAGCATTCGCGCAAGAGAAACTGGCATGGTGGAACATTGGACCACAGCTGTTCAGACAGGTAAAAGACTTGTCGCCTGAAGTGTATGCGAAGTCTGATGCATCACCGGCGATCCTAGGTTCTGAAGAAAAGATCCACGTAGGAATCATGAACGTTGCAGTTGCTGAGAAAACAAAACATCCAGAAGCAGCGATCAAGTTCGCGAAGTTCGTAACGAACGCTGAGAACCAGCTTGCATTCGGTAAAATCGTACCGATTCTTCCATCGGTTATTGAAGCAACAGAGGATGAGTTCTACACGGATGTTAAAGAAGCAAAAGACCCGGCAGATAAGGGACGCTACCTAGCTGCAAAACAGCTGGAAAAAGGCGCGAACCTATTCCCGCCGGTAGAGAACATCTCTCAAATCAACAAAGCGGTTCAAGAAGAATTCCAGAAAGTATTGCTGGAAGATAAAGATCCGGAGCAGGCATTGAAAGATGCTGAGACGGAGATTAATAAGCTGTTGAAGTAG
- a CDS encoding alpha amylase family protein has translation MKETTILWVDFIANADYLASKENQKTFIKNAKNAGVTRLVIDAKIPFGQVTYPSSIASHVSSVQDGRYDVWRGRDFLKEMLELGHQEGFIVLANLDVFAEGEKAAEEGVAYEKKEWQTIFYQYEPSRKKGEFVAAEDSSEYAVWVNPILPEVEDYELSILQEVVENYDVDGVVLDRCRYPNVYGDFSDFSRNRFEDFTGEKLKNWPEDILSFTTEGELARGTYFNKWAEWRAGNITEYVKKAKKIVKKRNSNLLFSIYVGSWHPLYYHEGVNWGSNTFQPDYDWTSETYHVTGYGDELDFIMTGCYYPDVTKDEAIANQKPADWYSVEGGIDVSLKTLNGKTPVVASLYLKDYEKNPEQFLKAIKMCKERSAGVMLFDTSHFNSFQWWDLVKKPSIKQ, from the coding sequence TTGAAAGAAACAACCATTTTGTGGGTTGATTTCATCGCGAATGCTGACTATCTAGCTTCAAAAGAAAATCAAAAGACGTTCATAAAAAATGCGAAAAATGCTGGTGTAACAAGGCTTGTCATTGATGCGAAGATTCCTTTTGGCCAGGTGACATATCCAAGTTCTATCGCGTCGCACGTAAGTTCTGTACAAGACGGCCGCTATGATGTGTGGAGGGGGAGGGACTTCTTAAAAGAGATGCTGGAGCTCGGGCATCAAGAAGGGTTTATTGTACTTGCGAACCTCGATGTTTTTGCAGAAGGCGAGAAAGCAGCGGAAGAAGGTGTAGCGTATGAGAAAAAAGAGTGGCAGACGATCTTTTATCAATACGAACCTTCTCGTAAAAAAGGAGAATTTGTTGCAGCGGAAGACAGCAGTGAATACGCGGTCTGGGTGAACCCAATCCTTCCTGAAGTGGAAGATTACGAGCTTTCTATACTACAAGAAGTCGTGGAAAACTATGATGTAGATGGCGTTGTGCTCGACCGCTGCAGATACCCGAACGTTTATGGCGATTTTAGCGATTTCAGCAGAAATAGATTTGAAGATTTTACAGGAGAGAAGCTGAAAAATTGGCCGGAAGATATCCTCTCTTTTACAACAGAAGGAGAGCTAGCCAGGGGGACCTATTTTAATAAATGGGCTGAATGGCGCGCGGGAAACATCACAGAATATGTAAAAAAAGCAAAGAAAATCGTTAAGAAGAGAAATTCGAATCTATTATTCAGCATCTATGTGGGGTCGTGGCATCCGCTTTATTATCACGAAGGTGTGAACTGGGGCAGCAACACGTTCCAGCCGGATTACGATTGGACTTCTGAAACCTACCATGTAACTGGCTATGGTGATGAGCTCGATTTCATCATGACCGGCTGCTATTATCCGGATGTGACGAAGGACGAGGCGATTGCCAATCAAAAGCCAGCCGACTGGTACAGTGTTGAGGGTGGAATTGATGTGAGTCTAAAGACGTTGAACGGAAAGACACCTGTTGTTGCCTCTCTCTATCTTAAAGACTATGAAAAAAATCCAGAACAGTTTTTAAAAGCGATTAAGATGTGCAAAGAAAGGTCAGCCGGTGTGATGCTGTTTGATACAAGCCACTTTAATAGCTTTCAATGGTGGGATTTAGTTAAAAAGCCCTCTATAAAACAGTGA
- a CDS encoding acetylxylan esterase — protein sequence MIDELWKDYVPESTRESDFDAFWEETKLESKKQPLEVRLTDIPYPISSIHAQKLTFNGFNGTDIAGFYLKPDSVKENLPCLLVLHGYGGNKGSIANYAKYLMMGYAVVALDTRGHGESANGSYPAGGTGSWVTQGILDPRTYYYRHVYMDVIRAMDVIETLPELDHERIVIYGASMGGGIALAVAGLDNRASFVIADVPNMCDLPLAIQLKMEGSLVSVEQFLRQYPNQLKQVFKTLSYFDNKNLVENINCPVRFSAGGKDSICPPQTIYGVYNLITTEKDIIYYPFSGHDLPGSISHTDHLITMLSEYVTERVTES from the coding sequence GTGATAGATGAACTGTGGAAAGATTATGTACCTGAAAGTACCCGTGAATCAGATTTTGATGCGTTTTGGGAAGAGACTAAACTCGAGTCTAAGAAACAACCACTTGAGGTCCGACTTACTGACATTCCTTACCCGATTTCAAGTATTCATGCTCAAAAACTAACGTTTAATGGGTTTAATGGAACAGATATTGCAGGTTTTTACTTGAAACCTGATTCTGTAAAAGAAAACTTACCATGCTTGCTCGTTTTACATGGGTATGGCGGAAACAAAGGGTCAATCGCTAATTACGCAAAATACCTCATGATGGGTTATGCGGTAGTTGCACTCGACACGAGAGGTCACGGGGAATCAGCGAACGGCAGTTATCCCGCTGGCGGAACGGGTTCTTGGGTAACGCAAGGTATTCTGGATCCGCGCACTTATTATTACCGTCACGTTTATATGGATGTGATCCGTGCGATGGATGTAATCGAAACGCTGCCTGAACTGGATCATGAAAGGATTGTAATTTATGGTGCAAGTATGGGAGGAGGTATTGCGCTTGCCGTTGCCGGATTGGATAATCGAGCGTCATTTGTGATCGCCGATGTACCAAATATGTGTGACCTTCCGCTCGCAATCCAGTTGAAAATGGAAGGCTCGCTTGTCTCAGTAGAGCAATTTCTTCGTCAATATCCGAATCAGCTTAAACAAGTGTTTAAAACGTTATCTTATTTTGATAATAAGAACTTGGTGGAGAATATCAATTGTCCAGTGCGATTTTCAGCAGGAGGCAAAGATTCGATCTGTCCTCCACAGACCATCTATGGTGTTTATAACCTGATAACGACTGAAAAGGACATCATTTATTATCCATTCTCTGGCCACGACCTTCCAGGAAGTATAAGCCATACAGATCATCTTATAACAATGCTTTCTGAATACGTAACAGAAAGGGTGACAGAGAGTTGA
- a CDS encoding FAD-dependent oxidoreductase, giving the protein MKVEKSADIVIIGGSTGGCAAALSACRMGYKVILTEETKWIGGQLTSQAVPPDEHPWIEQFGCTQSYRMFRQKVREHYLSRYSVKTEHRHLMFNPGNAIVSRISHEPKAALQVLQEMLAPYVHNGLITILTEHRITSVHCDGDYIKAATVIHETTQSELVLVGTYFLDGTDCGDVLPLANVPYVTGAESQAQTDEPNAVTGDPEPLNMQAITHCFAVDYREGEDHTIEKPESYSFWRDYQPNVWPDRLLSWTAPQPISLKPITYSLMPNANQFSLFHYRRLIDSSQFDNNEFPHDISLINWPQNDYLLGPVFEIEESERRLHLKQAKDLSLSLLYWMQTEAPRPDGGEGYPGLKVRPDVVGTEDGLAMYPYIRESRRIQAEFTVLEQHLSAEIRGENGAVQYEDSVGIGCYRIDLHPSTGGDNYIDISSLPFQIPLGSFIPVQFQNLIPACKNIGTTHITNGCYRLHPVEWNIGEVAGYLAGYSLQKGTIPRYVRNHDPLLKEFQKMLTQQGIELQWPVIHAV; this is encoded by the coding sequence ATGAAGGTTGAAAAATCAGCAGATATTGTGATTATTGGTGGAAGTACTGGAGGATGTGCAGCCGCACTATCTGCGTGCAGAATGGGCTACAAAGTCATCCTGACAGAAGAAACGAAATGGATCGGCGGACAACTGACGAGCCAAGCCGTACCACCGGATGAACACCCATGGATCGAACAGTTCGGCTGCACACAAAGTTATCGTATGTTCCGCCAAAAAGTACGGGAACATTATTTGAGCCGGTATTCGGTAAAGACAGAACACCGCCATCTCATGTTCAACCCTGGTAATGCAATCGTCAGCCGGATTTCACATGAACCTAAAGCGGCACTGCAAGTTCTCCAAGAAATGCTTGCTCCATACGTACATAACGGACTTATTACTATTTTAACCGAGCATAGAATCACTTCTGTTCATTGTGACGGAGACTACATAAAAGCCGCAACAGTCATTCATGAAACCACTCAATCTGAACTTGTATTAGTAGGAACTTATTTTCTCGATGGAACTGATTGCGGTGATGTGCTGCCACTCGCCAATGTTCCATACGTGACAGGGGCAGAATCCCAGGCACAAACGGATGAACCAAATGCTGTTACAGGTGATCCTGAGCCTCTTAATATGCAGGCAATTACTCACTGTTTTGCTGTTGATTATCGCGAAGGAGAAGACCATACGATTGAAAAACCAGAATCCTATTCCTTCTGGCGGGATTACCAGCCTAACGTTTGGCCGGATCGGCTATTAAGCTGGACAGCACCTCAGCCGATCAGCTTAAAACCCATCACATATTCACTCATGCCGAACGCCAATCAATTCTCACTTTTTCACTATCGACGATTAATCGATTCCTCTCAATTTGACAACAACGAATTTCCTCATGATATTAGTTTAATAAATTGGCCGCAAAATGATTATCTGTTAGGACCTGTTTTTGAAATTGAAGAAAGCGAACGCAGACTTCATCTAAAACAAGCAAAAGACCTGAGTTTGTCGCTTTTATATTGGATGCAAACTGAAGCTCCGCGGCCAGATGGCGGGGAAGGTTATCCAGGATTGAAGGTGAGACCTGACGTTGTCGGGACGGAAGACGGACTTGCGATGTATCCGTATATCCGCGAATCCCGCAGAATCCAAGCTGAATTTACTGTGCTGGAGCAGCATTTAAGTGCAGAGATTCGCGGAGAAAACGGTGCTGTCCAGTATGAAGACTCTGTTGGAATCGGGTGCTATCGCATTGATCTTCATCCTAGTACAGGTGGAGACAACTATATCGATATTTCATCCTTGCCGTTTCAAATTCCGCTTGGCAGTTTTATACCGGTTCAATTTCAGAATCTGATTCCTGCTTGTAAGAATATCGGAACGACTCATATTACAAACGGCTGCTACAGGCTTCATCCGGTTGAATGGAACATTGGGGAAGTGGCTGGTTATCTTGCTGGCTACTCGCTTCAAAAGGGTACGATTCCAAGATATGTTCGAAACCATGATCCATTGTTAAAAGAATTTCAAAAAATGCTCACACAGCAAGGGATCGAACTTCAATGGCCAGTTATTCATGCCGTGTAA
- a CDS encoding ROK family protein — protein sequence MNRDVSIGIDIGGTKIVAGLVTNQGEVLYKQIVPTATEGKEHIIFQLQQLINNLLKEANKLRLPTLKGIGIGTAGQIDFKKGIVRSGTSNIKYWNDIPLKQEMQRLFGFPAWIDNDVNVVALAESYLGAAKGYDNVVFLTLGTGIGGAVIQEGKLLHGEWGGAAELGHMSVDRNGPECNCGYNGCLEAYASGTGIANQMKQYLIKKPELYDGSIENITARDVFQWAYEGKQHAKSVLDDSMDALAYGTVNIIHAFNPSLLVLGGGIIDQHNWINQDLQNRVRNLGISSLVQSVSFAKAAFGDEAGVIGAAYQCFLYSKNVQKEGASYEG from the coding sequence ATGAATCGAGATGTCAGTATCGGCATTGATATCGGAGGAACAAAAATCGTTGCGGGACTTGTGACGAATCAGGGCGAGGTCCTATATAAACAGATCGTCCCAACGGCAACAGAAGGAAAAGAACATATCATCTTTCAGCTGCAGCAGTTAATAAATAATCTTTTAAAAGAAGCAAATAAGTTAAGGTTGCCGACGTTAAAAGGCATCGGGATCGGTACCGCGGGTCAGATCGACTTTAAAAAAGGAATCGTCAGAAGCGGAACATCGAATATTAAATACTGGAACGATATACCGCTTAAACAAGAAATGCAGCGCTTATTTGGGTTCCCGGCCTGGATTGATAATGATGTGAATGTAGTGGCTCTCGCTGAATCGTATCTTGGTGCGGCGAAAGGATATGATAACGTCGTTTTTTTAACACTTGGAACAGGAATTGGCGGAGCGGTTATTCAAGAAGGAAAGCTTTTGCACGGAGAATGGGGAGGGGCGGCAGAACTTGGCCATATGTCGGTTGATCGAAACGGTCCTGAGTGTAACTGCGGCTATAATGGTTGCCTCGAGGCGTATGCTTCTGGAACCGGAATCGCCAATCAAATGAAACAGTACCTCATAAAAAAACCTGAGCTCTACGACGGATCGATTGAAAACATAACTGCACGTGATGTGTTTCAATGGGCATACGAAGGAAAACAACATGCCAAATCAGTTTTAGATGATTCGATGGACGCCCTTGCCTACGGAACCGTTAACATCATTCACGCATTCAATCCTTCTCTTCTTGTTTTGGGAGGCGGGATCATTGATCAACATAACTGGATTAATCAGGATTTACAGAATCGTGTACGAAACCTTGGTATTTCATCACTTGTTCAATCTGTTTCTTTTGCAAAAGCAGCGTTTGGAGACGAAGCAGGCGTGATCGGCGCTGCATATCAATGCTTTTTGTACAGCAAAAATGTTCAGAAGGAAGGTGCATCTTATGAAGGTTGA
- a CDS encoding acetylxylan esterase, which produces MNLKNYKPVLTRQSDFHTFWEKRKVSFQPDVTVNWLDDYPVIQVKVADVTFTCRDGTPIRSWMITPNSNQKSYPAVVHFHGYTAGRGAVHEFLKYALMGVAVFCFELRGQGVSPDHAHYNRGNYLPGWMTNDIQNLQNYYYVHVYDDMVAYLSWVKSLNFIDSARLAVMGESQGGGLALAAAGLDSDIKLAISDFPFLSHIEKGVEIALGGPYVEVVQYFKYNNPTRDTYEKIMKNLSYVDAMNFCPDISCPVLMSIGLKDTVTPAETVFAAFNHLSSKTKEIDIYPDYGHEPNHFKEERRLEWIAKYLL; this is translated from the coding sequence ATGAATCTTAAAAACTATAAGCCTGTTTTAACGAGACAGTCCGACTTTCATACTTTTTGGGAAAAACGAAAGGTATCTTTTCAGCCTGATGTCACGGTAAATTGGCTCGATGACTATCCGGTGATACAAGTAAAAGTGGCAGATGTTACATTTACTTGCCGAGACGGAACACCGATCAGAAGCTGGATGATCACACCGAACAGCAATCAAAAATCGTATCCGGCCGTCGTACATTTTCACGGATATACAGCAGGACGGGGAGCGGTTCATGAGTTTTTAAAATATGCACTGATGGGAGTCGCAGTCTTTTGTTTTGAGCTCAGAGGTCAGGGAGTTTCACCAGACCATGCTCATTATAATAGAGGAAACTATCTTCCGGGTTGGATGACGAACGATATTCAGAATCTCCAAAACTATTATTACGTGCATGTGTATGACGACATGGTTGCCTATCTATCTTGGGTAAAATCATTAAATTTCATAGATTCTGCACGGCTAGCTGTGATGGGTGAGTCACAAGGCGGAGGTCTGGCGCTTGCAGCGGCAGGATTAGATTCCGACATCAAACTCGCAATCTCTGATTTTCCATTTCTTTCTCATATTGAGAAAGGAGTAGAGATTGCTCTAGGCGGGCCGTATGTCGAGGTAGTGCAGTATTTTAAATACAACAACCCGACACGAGATACCTATGAGAAAATCATGAAAAACCTTTCCTATGTGGATGCGATGAACTTTTGTCCGGATATCTCATGTCCGGTTCTTATGAGTATCGGATTAAAAGACACTGTGACACCTGCTGAAACGGTGTTTGCTGCATTTAATCACTTGTCTTCGAAAACAAAAGAGATCGACATTTATCCGGACTACGGCCATGAGCCAAATCACTTTAAAGAAGAACGCCGTCTGGAATGGATCGCAAAGTATTTGTTGTAA